The stretch of DNA CTGTAAGCTATGGGGCTGCCTACAGGCAGCGACGGCCCACGCGGGAAGGCACactccctctcctccctcgcgaGTGCGTCGTGTATCCTCACCGGCGCTGTCGCACGTAGTGAACCCCTTGAGGTCACGAGCTACCTTTCCATAAGACAGCGCTCGTTTATCAGCGAGAGCAGTTCATGAAACGGTCGTCCCACGAGCGCATGCGAATgtggttttgggctcgtgagtgtctctcaataactagctgagtgcttgtacgataattatatcaatgcagtaccaattaaggcgtgcagcatctcctatgctccttaacatcacagctatgtcgaattgCCGCACCAACAGAAAAGGCACCATCCATCCAAGTCAGCGTGGGCCCGTGCTCAACGGCAGCACACATACCGGGCCTCTCATGCAGCCTCTTGCCACAGTGTGGCAGCCCTCGACTGGCTTCGACAACGTTAATGTAAACCGGTCGACTGGGATGGGTTCCTTGACGCTAGATGCAGCACAACGCCCATCATACGCCTCAAACAAACAATGTATGGGGGGCGAGCAGTAGCAGGCTCATTGGAGCGAGTGATACGCTGCGGGGAGTCGCGCTCGTCTTGTCATCAGGCACCGCAGTCGATGAGCTTGACACTGAGAGCACACCAGAAAGCAGGAAAGGCCACGCGGTAGTGCTTAGGTTGGCATCTGAATAGCAGTGTATGGCAGGGTTTGTTTACGTTGGAGCACAGAGGTTGCCGAGCGCCGATTAAGAAACTCATTGCGTGATTCACAGAAGCTCTAGCATGGGTGCCTTACCGTTTGGAGCCGGCGTGGGTTTGTGAGGCACTTTCACTGTCACGAGGCATGACTCGCCTTCAGGGAGGGGTTTTGTTGCGCTGCTGTACGGTTTGCTTGCGCATCTAAGATATATTGTTGTCCTCTCTGGCCACAGACTTGTCAGACTCAGGGAGAAGCGGCCTGCCTCGGAATCCTTAGTTGATTTGGATTCCTTGCCGAACGCTGGAATTTCCTACGTGTGGCGCCGGTAGGTTCCACGAATACTCGTCGAGTTCGTCGCCCGGCGCGTTGGGCCACAGGTGTGGCAGTTCTTCTGTGCAACCGAGGGTGGCTTTGCACGTCCTAGCGTCCACCTCCACCTCTATTTTGTCCGTTCTGTTTTTGCACGTAGCAGGCTCTGAGTCAGTAGAACAAGGCATAGGGCACGAACTTACGTTCTTAGAGGAGGGTTCTTTCTGATCGGAGCCCTCCAAGCGTTCCTGACGTACCTAACGTAGCAGTTTCATGCGCGTGTCCTGCTTAacagcctctctcgcgggggACTGTTGCCTCACGACCACGGTCACCACGCACGAGATGTCTTGTGAGGTCTCCGGTGCGGAGACTTCTTGGTGTACTGCCTGTCGGCGCAGAATGAAGTATACTCTCTTCTGTGCATTTGGTAACCTTTCTGTGTTCAAGGTGTATGCCAACGGGGAGCCGTCTGATGACTTtgtcagctgcagcagaggatCGATAGTCGAGATGTCATCCGTTCCCCTGCATGTGGCGTCTTTGCACTACTTGTTCGTAGTCTTGTCTAACTCGCTTGGCCACATATGCGTAAATTCCCTGCCGCAACTGAACTGGGGTTGCCGATTGTCCACGCTCACGGTCACCTATACACCTTGGCTTTTTTCACTGCACTTAGGTCCGGATGGGGTTGCGTGTTCTTTATCAGCATTTACGATACTGGTATTTGAGAGCGTGGATCCTGCGAAAAACATCGCTCACAGTaccgcccgcgcggcgcccaccTTCCTCCCCGCAATGATGAAAACGTAGTGGTTTCAGTCGCCAGCATATGGTAAGTCCAAATCATCGACGCAAATGTTGTCCGATTAGGCGACGAAGCCCTGAAACCTTGCCAACTCGTATTACCCTGTGTCTGTCACATCTTTTTTAGCTGACGGCGCAACGCTCCCCCAGCTGGCGTAGGAGGCGCTCCCGCCCCGGGCCCCCAGGCAGCTGTTGCTGCAAGACAACCATTCCCTTTCAACTTTCTCAAGCAACACGACAAGCCCCCTAGGAGGCCGATGTGAAGTAACTTAATACAGTGAGAAATTCGCGACGTGGACGCAGCAAAACTGGCGACCTTTGGGGCGGACGAGAATCTGACGTTTTTGCAAGCGGGCAAACTCCGGGTCTAGTGCCAGCCGTTCGTGGGCAACCATATGCTGATAACGCAAGTAAAAATCACTGTACATTGTGTCAGTGACGCGCAGAAACGCAAGCGGAATTCTATACCGAGGTGCGACTCCTTCCCGAGTGGCAATGCAGCACAAACATGCGACCGGACGCCCCTACGGGCGATCATCGCACGTGCAAGATTGGCCAGGCCGTAGGAAAAATGGGGGGATTCAGCCACTCGGCACCCATATCCTGCGATACCGCACGAACGTGCCACCTCAAAGCCTTGGCGCCACCTTGGTGACTGCCAGTCTGTACCGTCtactctcctctccgctcgaCGCGCCCCCGTTGTCATATTTCTGTGAGTCGTCGAACGTATAAGTGAAACCTTTACAAGGCTGGCACTGGTGAGGCGTTAGAGTCTCATTAGTGCTCGGAGTGGAAGCACAATAATGACCGACAACCTTAGTGCATGCAGCATCCGCGTGCGCTGCGCCCGACGTCGTCAGATCGTATCCGTCAATACGCGTGGGTGGCGATGCAGTACGCATTGAAACCGTCAGCTGTTCAATCTGGGTGTGGACAGAGGCCCAACCTGCGGCTGCTACTTAGGGTCGTGCAGGAACATTCACCGCCTGCCTaatgcgcctgcagcgcactCTAACCAGCTGATGATCCATCCTCGCTGGTGCCTCCCTCAGGTTGAAGCTCCGTTTCACTCACACCTATGTGCCTGGTGGGCAGCCTCTGGGGGAGCCCGATCGTGGATACCATAATCATCCCTACGACAAGTCAGCTTGGAGCAAACAGCGTCCTCAAAGTGCTGTTAGCAGATGTGTGCGCAGCTCTACGTTGCGTACATGTACGCCACGAAAAGTTTCGGGGACAACTGAGCACGCGTGCACCATTCAAACCTGTGCATACACCTGCCAAATCAAACTGCGTTACACACGCGGTCGCCACGCCTGTCCCTGTTGTGCCTCCCGCTGTTCCACATTTGCGGAGGAGCGTCTTCTCTGCAAGTGGTTTGGCAAGATAACCTCCCACGAGTCATCTACACGAACTCAGAACCCCCCTTGGTCAAGAGTTGTAGGAAGAACTCAAGGCAAGCACCGCCACGAGTACTCCTGACAGCACTCCTGGTAGGGCGCACCAGCTGGAACTTGTATTGTCGGGGGCGGCAGTCGTTGCTGAAGGAAAAGCAAGGTACAGTAGTCAAGCGCCATTATCTCTCTGAGGCGGTTCACCGTATTGCTGTGACCTCGTGTACTTGCTATAATCCTCTAGGGCATCGAATCTTTGCAGACTTGTGGAGAGCTTTAGATTCTTTGATTCAGCCTACCGGGatcgagctgctgcggcacaAGCACCGTGACTAAACACTGgcctgccggctgcggctgcctctcctgTGTATTGGAGTAATCCTTGTTCGCGCAAATGAAATAGATTTCCTTAGGTTCCTTCAAGAGGCCGCCCACGTTCAAGGTGTAGATCGTGGCAGCGCTTTCCCCTTTGGTCACCTCGTAGGTCGCCTCGTAACTGCTGATGACTTTCAGAGTCGTTTTGGAACCAAATGTGTTGACGAGATCTTCTGCGCCTGTGCAGGATCTGTCCTTGCAGAAACTGATGAGATTTTTATCGTTATTGGGCCACAAGTTAATCAAATCCTGTCCGCAGGCAAACGAAGCTTCCCTTGTGTTGGCATCCACCGTCACCGTTATCCCACCGCCGCTTGCCTGGCACTCTTGCGGCGTGGACGGAGGGGACTCTTCAGCGGTCCTCGCATTTAGAGTCCGCGAAGACAAAAGTCCCACAGTGAAGACTATACCAAAGGCAAGTCTCTGAGCTCTGACGTGGCTGATCGCCATGCTGGACAGGCacgagaagagaagggaTGCGTGGAAGCACACTACAGCGGAGGTGGTTCAGTCTCAGTCCAGGCGACATGAAACCCTAAAAACCCGAAAAAAACAAATTCTTCTGCATGTACTTTCCTGATCTAGCAAACAGAACATAAACACATTGAGCGAAATGTACAAGCGCTGCGAACGCTCCGTGTCTGCTCAAGTTATGTGCTTATTCTGCCAGCTGCTGTCATACAATCCGCATGCATGGCCCCCGCCCCGACCCCAGTCCCGCGATCACCGGCGGATCTCTTTAAGTACTACGGCGATTGCTTTTGAGGAGGCGACAGCTGTCATATGGCTTCTTCTGAGTGGATAATCAATCTTCAATAAATTGTGGCTCTGTTGCGGCATACGAATAATATGTTCGCTGTTTCAGACATCAATGCTGAGTTGCAACGAAAGGCGTGAAGCGTTGCACCACAAGGCAACTTGGCAAAACCACGCCAATCGATCGATAATCGCCTGTCGAACCAGAAGGAGGTATCCGAAGGTATGCCGCGCACGGCAAGTTGCATTGCCTCTAATGACTCAAACCCCGTCAATACTCGCAAGGTTACTGGTGTCAGAAAAGCTCAAGGGACTCGTAGCATTCGTCTAGCGTAGGCGCAAGCGTTGCGTTGCTGCAGCCCAAGATCCTGATACAGGGGAGAATTCCCGAGCAAGAGGCCAGCGCAGTGATGTCTTCTCCTTCATCAGTTGTTTGTTTGGTGTTTCATTCGCACATTTCATATTTTTTGCGACAAGCGCTAAGATAAACAACCTGCTCTTCATAGGCGCCCTCCCGCCTGCAGGATGCCATGTTCCACACAGGAGGAGAATGTTTCCCATCATGTTTGCCAGTGTACGCATAACTCCCCCTGCTTGtccagcagaaggcgactCCTCGTTATTTCCGGTTTCTGTTTAGCAGCATCCTGTGAGCCTTTCCGTCGAAGATTGAGATCCCCTTCTTGCGGAGCTTACTGACAGTGCAGCACATGGTGACTCGACTTGCCTTCCTCGTATTTGCAGATACGCATAGCCCTAGCACCAGGTGACATCATACGGATAGAATTCCGCAAAAACACACATCATACGTGCATCTGttcttccgctgcgccaTACGGTGCCCTTACCACACTGGCTGCCGAGTGCGGTATAGAGAAAGCGTATAAGGCAGgactcgcgcctctcgaaTACGTGATGGGAGCTCCAAAGAGGGGCTAGGAGCCGCACGGAGACGGGGAGGACTGCCACCCGAGGATGCAGCAAACACACAAAAGAGCTAACAGTAATCTGCGATATCAGTCTGCTGGTAGACGGTTTCGTGGCGACCGCGGGAATTCGCATCGAAACGCGTTGGCAGAACCTGGCAAGCACCTCCGCCGTTACGCGGCCGTTGGACCTAGCCGCTACGAACGCACGAATTCAGCGAATGCGCACGCCTTTCCCAACAGAAAATGGCAGAAGCACAAAAGAACAGCGCACACAGCCTCTTGCCACAATGCGGCAGTCCTCGACTGATTTCAACAAAATCAGAGCACCACGGCAAGCGGGGTTGGGTACTTTGAagccagctgcagcggcgtggcCATTTTGAGCCTCAAACAAACAATGTATGGGGGGCGAGCAGTAGCAGGCTCATTGGAGCGAGTGATACGCTGCGGGGAGTCGCGCTCGTCTTGTCATCAGGCACCGCAGTCGATGAGCTTGACACTGAGAGCACACCAGAAAGCAGGACAAGCCACACGGTGCTTCCGAGAAGGACCACAAAACAGAAGCGCTTAGTATTTTTTCCAGTCCCTGCGTGCACGTGACCGGTGCTTAAGTGACAAACGAAAGCGCAGGGTACGAATTTATTTCCCTTATAGAACCCTTTCTGATCGCCGTTCTCCAGACTTTCTTCTCGTACCTAACATAGGCTTGTCATGCCCGTGTCGTGCTTACCATCTCCTGTCGAGAAGGGCTGTCGCGGCACAGTCACTGCCACCACGCATGAGTTGCCTTTCGGAGGCTCTTTGGCGCGTGAAGGCACGTTCTTGTACGCCTCGTTGGCGCAAATGAAATAGGCTGTCGTCTGAGCATTAGGTAAGGTTTGCGTACTCCATGTGTATGCCAACGGCAACTGCGGGTTGCTTGGTGGCCTCGTCACCCGGAGGGTAGAGCTGATAGCCGAAAGGTCCTCTGTTCCGCTGCAGTTGGGATCTTTGCAGTACATCTTCGGGGCCTCGGCTGACTCACCAGGCCACAGATGCGTTAATCCTTCTCCGCAGCTGAACTTGGCATGCCTAGTCTCCGCGCTCACCGCCACCGACACTTTTCCCCTTTCTTTTGTGCACTCCGTTTCTGAGGTGGTTGCAAGTCCTTCATCGGCATTCACGAGATCGGAAACGCTTAATGCGGATCCTGTGAGTAGGAGTGCCAACAGTGCCGCCGGTACGGGGCCCACCTTCCTCATCGCCATAATGAAAAGGATAGTGGTAAGGGAATTCGGTCGCCTGCAAGGGGTAAATCCAAGTCGTCGACACAGAAGTGTCATTCAGTAGTGCCGGGGAAAAAGTAAGGAACACCGCCAAATCGTACTGGCATTTTCGAAAGAACTATGGTGTCGTGCGCTAGTCGCACCGTTGTTGTAGCTGACGGTGCGGCGCTCCCCCAGCTGGGctcggaggcgcgcccgccacgtGCTCCCCAGCCTGCAGTCGCTTCAAGACAACCATTCACTTggtcctccgcctccacacAAAACGTTCAGCACCCTACGAGACCCGATGTGAAGGTACTGATCTGCATTGAGGAAACTGCGTCGTCAATGCAGCAAATGTGTCTCATGGTGGACGAGAATCTGACGTTTTTGCAAACGGGCAAACTCCAAGTCTGgtgccgcgcgctcgcggtcaACTATAGGCCGCTGGTGCAAGGATTTTATTGTAGGCGGCATCAGTGACGCGCGTAAATGCAAGGGTGTCCACATGCTCGGATGATCCAAGAAGGAAGCTTCTCTTGCCAAAATCCACAGTATGCCCTCCTTCTTTCAGCATGTCGCttacttctgaagcatctgcACAGCTGGTGAAAGGAAGATGCCAGGAAGCACGTTCACTTCCACTCGCGGGGGGAACCCCCAGGTCTGAGTGCAAAGGAATTGCAGCTATGGGGCAAAGAGAATTTGCAGAAACAACCGTCATTAATCCCGCGTCTAGGTTTGCCGGTGCATGTCAGACACCACTGCACGCGCTGCCAGCGCTTGCTGCGTTTGTTCAGTGTCCCTCACTACAAAAGCTCAGTAAGATGTTAGTGCCACAGTGCCTCTCCAGTGCCTTTTCAGTCTGTACCCACAATCACGAAGAGGCGACTCGACCGCCGACTCGGGAGGGGGAGTCACATGCAGTGAGCCCTGGTTACAACGAAATCCCACCGCTTGGAATACTAGTCTTTCCGCACCGTATGGTGCTGTTGTGCGGGGTGGCGGCTGAGTCGCAGAAAGCCCAAAAAGTCCCGGCTCCTCAGTAGGAGACAAGTGCGCTTGAGCGGATGAGGTCGGGCAAGCCAGAACAGTACATCAGCCTCCGAAGACAGGCCCTCGCATGAGCTCTTCTGCGCTAcagaaggaggagaaaacgCTACGAGGAGGTGCTTGACCTTGCAAATAAAAACTATGGGTAGCGGCGAACCGCTGAAACCACCAAAGGCCCGGGGTGATGTGGTGCTGTGGTTGCGTACAATGTCTGAAACGCATTCTGTGGATGACCCTTGCTTTGGAGCTGTGCCGCTACCCGCTTTTTCCATCATGGACGCTCCTCTTGCCGCACACGCCCGGCAGTCCGCGCTACGATGACACAACTCAACAACTAGTGGTACCTATGCCGTATGAAGGAACGCCGAGACTACGGTTTAAACTGCTGCCGTGGCATTGCACGCCCCATGCGCTGCACAGTAGCAGGCGCGGTCCGCCACAAACTGAGAATCAGAATGTGATGTGGTTGCAGAGTCCATTGTTGTAAAGGTGCACAACCGGATATGTTGACAGACAAAAAGGGCTTCCCGAGCTGTACGAGTCTGTGCAGGTCGTGCGTGGTGTAGGCAAGGCCCCAGTCCGTTGGAAACACTTCCTCTCCACCCGCCTACGTCCCTGGTCCACCAGCAGGGCTGGTTAGAAAAACCAACCGGTCGTGACGAGGTGGCGTCGCTACCGAATATGAGCCAAGAAACACGTAAGGCCAGTACTTCAACAAGCCTTCCGACAGAACCACCGCACGCTTGCAGTTATCGGCTCTGCAGCTGGTGTGTGAGCTGAAAatccgcagctgctgttACCAGAAATGAAAACAGACGGCGCCGGCTGGctacgcgcgcgcctgctgaaAACTTTACGCCGGGATTTGTCTCCTCTCAGATGCCACACACGGCCCTCCGGCGGCACACTCCCCAATGAGAAAGGATGATATATTAGATGCCAGTCGCTGGTGCATCTTCGCTGTTGCCTGCTCACGGCAGGTGCTCAGTTTTGCTCCCCCGCCCTAAATATCACGTTCAGTCCGCCCACGGGGCCTGCTTACGAGAACAGAACACCATTACAACGCTGGTGGCGGTTGCCTGAGGCAAACACGCAGTTCTGCATTGCGCACAGGCGCGCCACGACATCTTACGGGAGTTCACGCACTCACAATTCAGACACTTTACATTTACACGTACCTCCGGCTGAGCACCGTCGAGCTTCAagtgccgcccccccccccccccccacttTTCCGGTTTGTGCCTGCGCGTTTTCCGCGCTGGCAGAGGATGGACCCCCTGGACGGAAATCAGATCCTATAACCCAGCGTTTACAAAACCCAGAAACACCTATGGTTCAATGGAGGTAAAAGAAAGTGAGAGCAAGAGCGGTGACAGATACCGTCAGCAGTACTGCCGAGATTTGGCAGCTGGAAGGCGATGCGCTTTCGGGAGTGGGGGTAGAAGTAGCTGGTGCTGAAGAGAAAAGCAAACAGTAGAGGTCAAGCAGCAGTAACAGCTTCGGGAAGCCTAGCCTTTACGATGTTGGGTTGAACTGCCATGACGGTAAAGAGGAGACCGTGTTTTGACTAAATACGAAAAGAAATATCAGTCGTATGGCTTGACGTACCAGGTTTCTGCGGCACCGTTACCGTCACCAGACACGTGGAAACCTGTGATATATCAGCGCCCTGGGGGTAATCCTTA from Besnoitia besnoiti strain Bb-Ger1 chromosome V, whole genome shotgun sequence encodes:
- a CDS encoding SAG-related sequence (encoded by transcript BESB_062240); the encoded protein is MAISHVRAQRLAFGIVFTVGLLSSRTLNARTAEESPPSTPQECQASGGGITVTVDANTREASFACGQDLINLWPNNDKNLISFCKDRSCTGAEDLVNTFGSKTTLKVISSYEATYEVTKGESAATIYTLNVGGLLKEPKEIYFICANKDYSNTQERQPQPAGQCLVTVLVPQQLDPGRLNQRI